The Osmia bicornis bicornis chromosome 11, iOsmBic2.1, whole genome shotgun sequence genome includes the window CTGCATCCCTCATACCTCTGTATTTCTTATATCCTTGAATTCTTTGTATTCCTGCACCCATTACATCTCTGTATCCCTTTCATTCCTGCAACCATTATATTCCTGCATCTCTTGTATTCCTGCAAATCTTATAATGAAcacattataaatataataatacattATGAAAActggttcgagtaaaggtaagtaaaggtaagtaaagctAAGTacaggtaagtaaaggtaagtaaaggtaagtaaaggtaagtaaaggtaagtaaaggtaagtaaagtctCGCAACATTGTTACAACCGCGCAATCCCGGCCTCACGCATCGCAACATTATTACGGACGAAAAGCGAGAGTGCCTCATAGAATTCGAATTTTGCTGTGAGGCAAGTGCTCGCCGCGTACCCAACAATGTTGCAAAACGTGAGGCCGCGTTCGCGCGTTCGCGACAATGTTGCAAATTGCAAAAACGCCCCCACGAGATCGCAGCAATGCCGCAAACGCGCAATCCCGGCCTCACGTTTTGCAACATTTTCGGCATGCGACGAGCACTTGCCTCACAGAATTTTTCGCGCCCCGTGAGGCCGCAACAATGCTGCAAGGCGCGAAACCCCGGCCTCACATTTTGCAATGTTGTTGCGCACGAAAAGCGGGGGTGCCTCATAGAATTCGAATTTCGTTGTGAGGCAAGTGCTCGCCGCGTACCCAACAATGTTGCAAACGTGAGGCCGCGATCGCGCGTTCGCGACAATGTTGCAAATTGCGAAAACGTCCCCGCGAGATCGCAGCAATGCCGCAAACGCGCAATCCCGGCCTCACGTTTTGCAACATTTTTGGCATGCGACGAGCACTTGCCTCACAGAATTTTTCGCGCCCCGTGAGGCCGCAACAATGCTGCAAGGCGCGAAGCCCCGGCCTCACATTTTGCAATGTTGTTGCGCGCGAAAAGCGGGGGTGCCTCATAGAATTCGAATTTCGTTGTGAGGCAAGTGCTCGCCGCGTACCCAACAATGTTGCAAAACGTGAGGCCGCGATCGCGCGTTCGCGACAATGTTGCAAGTCGCAAAAACGGGGTCGCGGGGTCGCAACAATGTTGCAAACGCGTAATCCCGGTCTCGCGGTTTGCAACATTTTCAGATGCGTGACGAGCACTTGCCTCCCAGAATTTTTCGTATCTTGTGAAGTCGCAACAATTTTGTAAGGCGCGCAATCCCGGCCTCACTTTTAGCAACATTGTTGCGATCTCACAagactttacttacctttactcaatttttacaatttttataatatatttattataaaggTTGaagggatataagggatgcgGGGGTATAGGATTGAGCCCCGTGAGGCCTTCGAATAGGGGTAAAGTAATGAATAAAGGGATAAGATAGTAGGCGAGGCACACAGGAGTAATGAAATCAACACGTTCATTCTGCTAATGCATTTATTCAGTAAGCTAAGaagataaatacagcaaaacaaagcagaaaatataataaggGCAAGTGTATGTTTAACAGATCCCCTATTGGCGTGGCCACCGTCCCCTTTGCTGACTTAGACCGCCATTTTCTGTAAAGGGTTGCCAAGCGTGCTTATACAGATCTAACTGTACCTGGGGGCGTGTAGGACCCCGAATATGACCTTAAGAATAAAGGCAAGACGAGTCTCTTTTGGATCTATAGTCACTGATGAACGTTATGCAAGTAAAGTGCATCGAGCGCCATTTGTTTGGACGCTGGAATTCTTCATCAGTTACATTGAGAAAGTGCGGCGAGTGTGAGGTTGGAGGGAAAAGCGACGCGGGTATTATTCGCAAAAAGCACGCGGAGATGATGCTgtgagaaaataaattgccAGACGGAAAACTTTTGAATCACGATGCATAAAAGATTGTGCAAGTCAAGTTATTATTGCAACCCAAATAATCGCCAACCGTACACGTAAAGATTCGCGTTATTTACGCTCGTAAAAGTCGCAAGGATCGATTGTTAATTTGCAAGGggaacgaaaaagaaaaggaacactATGTCTCTGAGTGCGAGCGCGGAAAATTTATCGTCGGAAGGGCAAGTAAGTGAACCATATTAATTACTACACTTTTCCATGCGTGACTCATACCAGTCCTCTGATTATCATTACTCTGTacgattaataatttaattcgtAAATCATTCGGTTCATTTTTTGTTACCATTTATTTGTAACTCTTTCTGTACATAATAAAAGTTACATTGAAGCGGAAATAAAGAATATCACACACTACATGCGCTTTTTCATTTAGCCTACCATACATGTTTATATGTCTATTAATTGATATgtacgtttatttttaatgaagcGTTTATTTTCGATAAATATGTTACTCATTTTATACCAATGGCAAATTAGAATGTAAAATGATACTATGATCACTTGTATGTAATTAGTTTATTATAGTTTCATGTCCAGCCACTCCCATGATCATTCCATTAGCCTTCCTACATTTTTTTCAGTGAAGCATATTGTAATcatgtattaattattttgtaattgttTCCTGTATCATTCTATTACAAGATTCTCATGTATCTTAAATCATCAAATACATAATATGAATTAACAATGGGTAAGCATGTGATGGAAAAACTTGTTATGTTTGACAGAATAGTGAAAGGTGGAACATGTGCCTTGAATTGGCACTGGAGGGTGAGCGCCTTTGTAAGGCTGGAGATTGCAAATCTGGTGTGGCATTCTTTCAAGCTGCAATTCAAGCAGGCACAGATGACTTGAGGATATTAAGTGCAATTTATAGCCAACTAGGGAATGCATATTTTTATCTTGGAGATTATGTAAAAGCAATGCAATACCATAAACTGGATTTAAGTCTTGCACGTAATATGGGAGATAAGTTAGGAGAAGCTAAGTCCAGTGGAAACTTGGGAAATACATTAAAAGTTATGGGAAAGTTTGATGAGGCTATGATATGTTGCAAAAGACATTTGGAGATCTCTAGAGAAATTGGAGATAAGGTGTGTGCAAGACTATTGAACTGTTTCAACTTTCTTCAATTATCCAGTTATTTATATAAGTTATTTTATTACACAGCTCAGTGAAGGAAGGGCTTTGTACAATTTAGGAAATGTTTATCACGCTAAAGGAAAACAAGCTGGTAGAGTAGGTCATCAAGATCCTGGAGAATTCTCTGAGGATGTTAGACAATGTTTGCAACAAGCTGTTCGCTATTATGAGTAAGAAGATAAAAACATTAAGATTTTAAAGCTAGAAGATAGGTCATGATGAGTACATAAATGTCATGAATTCTTTTTGTAGAGAAAACCTGGAGTTGATGAAGGAATTGGAGGATTCTGCTGCCCAAGGCAGAGCCTGTGGAAACCTAGGGAATACATTTTACCTACTGGGAGATTTTCAACAAGCAATTTATTATCATAATGAAAGATTGAAGATTGCCAAGGAGTTTGGTGACAAAGCTGCAGAGAGAAGAGCAAATAGCAATTTGGGAAATTCACACATATTCCTTGGTGAATTTGAGAAAGCTGCACAACATTACAAGTGTGTATCTTCATTACCTTTCTTTTTTGACCAATCAGTTATTGTGTAAGTAAACATTAATCCCCATTATATCATAGGAGAACTCTAGTCCTTGCACAAGAATTAGGAGATAGAGAAGTAGAAGCACAAGCATGCTATTCTCTAGGAAACACATACACTCTCCTTCGAGACTATCCAACTGCAATAGAATACCATTTGAGGCATCTTGAAATAGCTCAACAACTTAAAGATCAAGTAGGTGAAGGCAGAGCTTGCTGGTCCCTGGGCAATGCGTATGCTGCAATGGGCAATCATGAAAAGGCATTGCATTATGCAAATCTACacttaaatatttcaaaagagCTTGAGGATCCAATGGGACAAGCTACTGCACAAATGAATGTTGATGATTTACAAAAAATCCTAGGTTTAGAAAAGGGGCAACAAGagaataataaagaaaatattgcaCAAAAACTTTTGACCAATACAAGCTCAAACATAAATATATCTTCACCCTGTAGATATAGACTTAGACGACAAAGTATGGATAATT containing:
- the LOC114878956 gene encoding G-protein-signaling modulator 2 codes for the protein MSLSASAENLSSEGQNSERWNMCLELALEGERLCKAGDCKSGVAFFQAAIQAGTDDLRILSAIYSQLGNAYFYLGDYVKAMQYHKLDLSLARNMGDKLGEAKSSGNLGNTLKVMGKFDEAMICCKRHLEISREIGDKLSEGRALYNLGNVYHAKGKQAGRVGHQDPGEFSEDVRQCLQQAVRYYEENLELMKELEDSAAQGRACGNLGNTFYLLGDFQQAIYYHNERLKIAKEFGDKAAERRANSNLGNSHIFLGEFEKAAQHYKRTLVLAQELGDREVEAQACYSLGNTYTLLRDYPTAIEYHLRHLEIAQQLKDQVGEGRACWSLGNAYAAMGNHEKALHYANLHLNISKELEDPMGQATAQMNVDDLQKILGLEKGQQENNKENIAQKLLTNTSSNINISSPCRYRLRRQSMDNLDLIKLTPDTKLKEQAESQIDKSNNVTPQLTQKEEDSFFDLLSRFQSGRMDDQRCALNTNRSQKFRTITPEVCDSDEKDGEDLLDLIAGMQSKRMDEQRVTLPYLPGLNSNQDADDSFIEMLVRCQGSRLEDQRSPLPAASTVHDAEEEHSQRSNGATQAGSTVPEEDLFALIQRLQAGRMEDQRASGPGKTC